A window of the Thalassospira sp. TSL5-1 genome harbors these coding sequences:
- a CDS encoding TRAP transporter small permease subunit, whose product MYFLARFVRLIDSLNDAIGRGVAWLTIPLVVITFLVATLRYGFSVGWVSMQESYLWLYGIIFMLGAGYTLLHGGHVRVDVFYRPASARYKAWVDLIGTLFLLLPVLILVFVYSYPYVITSWKRLEGSQETGGLPGLFLFKSVILVFCILMGLQGLSLVARSILVLAGHREFETNEEEHEGV is encoded by the coding sequence ATGTATTTTTTGGCACGTTTTGTGCGGCTGATTGACAGTCTTAATGACGCGATCGGTCGTGGCGTGGCGTGGCTGACCATTCCGTTGGTGGTAATCACCTTTCTCGTCGCAACTTTGCGCTACGGGTTTTCGGTTGGCTGGGTTTCAATGCAGGAGAGCTATTTATGGCTCTACGGCATTATTTTTATGTTGGGTGCGGGCTATACGTTGCTGCATGGCGGGCATGTTCGCGTCGATGTTTTTTACCGTCCGGCGTCGGCACGCTACAAGGCATGGGTTGATTTGATCGGAACGCTATTCCTGCTGCTGCCCGTTCTGATTTTGGTTTTTGTTTATAGTTATCCCTATGTGATCACGAGTTGGAAACGGCTTGAAGGGTCCCAGGAAACGGGGGGCCTGCCAGGGCTGTTTTTGTTTAAGTCGGTCATTTTGGTATTTTGCATCCTGATGGGGCTTCAGGGGCTTTCTCTGGTAGCACGCAGTATTTTGGTGCTGGCAGGCCATCGTGAATTTGAAACCAACGAAGAAGAACACGAGGGCGTCTGA
- the lepB gene encoding signal peptidase I, with the protein MEKLVQKKKPGGLFDTLKTVFWAIVIALLVRTFAYEPFNIPSGSMIPTLLVGDYLFVSKYSYGYSKHSLPFSLPLIPGRILASQPKRGDVIVFKLPADPSQDYIKRVIGLPGDTVQVKQGRLYINNKIVERERIEDYILTDGNGQAIAVPQYLETLPGGKVHRILEIFGDKGPADNTEPYTVPDGHYFMMGDNRDNSADSRAFPARYRFVPFENLVGRAEFLFYSKDSSQPIYDLGSIRFDRLFKGVN; encoded by the coding sequence ATGGAAAAGTTAGTGCAGAAGAAAAAGCCAGGTGGCCTTTTTGATACTCTTAAGACCGTTTTCTGGGCAATTGTCATTGCTTTGTTGGTAAGAACCTTTGCATATGAGCCGTTTAATATTCCTTCCGGCTCTATGATTCCAACCTTGCTGGTTGGCGATTATTTGTTTGTTTCAAAATATTCTTATGGCTATTCAAAGCACAGCCTGCCATTCAGCCTGCCGCTTATTCCTGGTCGTATTCTTGCAAGCCAGCCCAAACGCGGCGATGTGATTGTCTTTAAGCTGCCAGCCGATCCCTCCCAGGATTATATCAAACGTGTAATCGGGCTTCCGGGCGATACGGTGCAGGTCAAACAGGGCCGTCTATATATCAATAACAAAATCGTCGAGCGTGAACGCATCGAAGATTATATCCTGACGGACGGCAACGGTCAGGCGATTGCCGTGCCGCAATATCTGGAAACCTTGCCGGGTGGAAAAGTTCACCGTATTCTTGAAATATTTGGTGACAAGGGTCCGGCTGACAATACCGAACCCTATACCGTGCCGGATGGCCATTATTTCATGATGGGGGATAACAGGGACAATTCTGCCGACAGCCGTGCTTTCCCCGCACGCTATCGCTTTGTTCCGTTTGAAAACCTGGTTGGTCGGGCTGAATTCCTGTTCTATTCAAAGGATAGCAGCCAGCCGATCTATGATTTGGGCAGCATTCGTTTCGATCGACTGTTTAAGGGAGTAAACTGA
- a CDS encoding DUF2062 domain-containing protein, translating into MFQRRIKPSYFERIRGLLWPRAGWRRSSRYFAHRVARLPGTPYSIASGFAIGAAVSFTPFIGFHFVLSALFSLILRANLVASLLGTIVGNPWTFPFIWLWLYHSGLWILGSDPSVQGVHFNMAVLWDFTVEGVSYVGRGLIFGIWNATEQADLARLWSSIVDIIWPMIVGCIPTVVFIWLLFYFPVYRAVVMYRHKRILRRMTIHEKRALKPVLETAKRTLLHDTDRQQDDTK; encoded by the coding sequence ATGTTCCAGCGTCGCATAAAACCAAGTTACTTTGAACGCATTCGCGGGCTGTTATGGCCGCGGGCCGGATGGCGTCGTTCATCACGTTATTTTGCCCATCGAGTCGCCCGCCTGCCGGGAACGCCCTATAGTATTGCGTCGGGTTTTGCGATTGGTGCGGCTGTTTCCTTTACGCCCTTTATCGGGTTTCATTTTGTCCTCTCGGCATTATTCAGTCTGATCTTGCGGGCCAATCTGGTGGCGTCGCTTTTGGGCACGATTGTTGGCAATCCCTGGACATTTCCCTTTATCTGGCTCTGGTTGTATCACAGCGGTTTGTGGATTTTGGGCAGTGACCCGTCGGTCCAGGGTGTGCATTTCAACATGGCTGTGCTGTGGGATTTCACGGTAGAAGGTGTCAGTTATGTGGGGCGCGGGCTGATTTTCGGGATATGGAACGCGACAGAGCAGGCGGATCTGGCACGCTTATGGTCCAGTATTGTTGATATCATTTGGCCCATGATTGTCGGCTGTATTCCGACCGTTGTGTTCATCTGGCTACTGTTTTACTTTCCTGTCTATCGTGCGGTTGTTATGTATCGTCACAAACGCATTTTGCGTCGTATGACAATTCACGAAAAACGGGCCTTAAAACCGGTCCTTGAAACCGCGAAACGTACATTGCTTCACGATACAGACAGGCAGCAGGACGATACGAAATGA
- the era gene encoding GTPase Era: MNEVPASMPDQNDEPHRCGFVALVGAPNAGKSTLLNQLVGTKVSIVSPKVQTTRSRVRGIVMAEDAQIVFIDTPGIFQPKRRLDRAMVKAAWGGADDADLIVLVIDAQQGINDDVRLIIENLKKQKRKAILLLNKIDKVRDKEKLLHLSGELFGEEIFTDVFMISAKKGSGTQDFINFLAAKMPSGPWMFPEDDVSDMPLRLLAAEITREKLYYQLQQELPYSATVETELWEERKDGSVKLEQTIFVEREGQKAIILGKSGKRIKMLGTDARKDLEAIFERRVHLYLFVKVRENWGDDPNRLAIWGLDHNA, translated from the coding sequence ATGAATGAGGTTCCTGCCTCGATGCCAGACCAGAATGATGAGCCGCACCGTTGTGGCTTTGTCGCCCTTGTTGGTGCGCCCAATGCTGGTAAGTCCACATTGCTAAACCAGCTTGTCGGGACCAAGGTATCAATCGTTTCGCCCAAAGTGCAAACGACACGGTCACGTGTGCGTGGCATTGTCATGGCCGAGGATGCGCAGATCGTCTTTATTGATACACCCGGTATTTTCCAGCCCAAGCGCCGTTTGGACCGTGCGATGGTCAAGGCCGCATGGGGCGGGGCGGACGATGCTGATCTGATCGTTCTTGTGATCGATGCACAGCAGGGCATCAACGATGATGTGCGCCTGATCATCGAAAACCTCAAAAAGCAGAAACGCAAGGCGATCCTGCTTTTGAACAAGATCGACAAAGTGCGCGACAAGGAAAAACTGTTGCACCTTTCTGGCGAACTGTTTGGCGAGGAAATCTTTACCGATGTCTTTATGATTTCGGCAAAAAAGGGCTCCGGTACCCAGGATTTTATCAATTTCCTGGCGGCCAAAATGCCCAGCGGCCCGTGGATGTTCCCGGAAGACGATGTTTCCGACATGCCGCTGCGCTTGCTGGCTGCTGAAATCACCCGTGAAAAGCTGTATTATCAGCTTCAGCAGGAATTGCCCTATTCTGCCACGGTGGAAACAGAGCTGTGGGAAGAACGCAAAGACGGATCGGTAAAACTCGAACAAACAATTTTTGTCGAGCGGGAAGGCCAGAAAGCCATTATCCTGGGTAAAAGTGGTAAGCGGATCAAGATGCTGGGGACGGACGCCCGCAAGGATCTGGAAGCCATTTTTGAACGGCGGGTGCATTTGTACCTGTTTGTCAAAGTTCGTGAGAACTGGGGCGATGACCCAAATCGTCTGGCAATTTGGGGGCTGGATCACAACGCATGA
- the parC gene encoding DNA topoisomerase IV subunit A: MSTKSSDPGNAGQIRETRLADALSERYLAYAMSTIMSRSLPDVRDGLKPVHRRLLYAMRQLKLNPEQGFKKCARVVGDVIGKYHPHGDQSVYDALVRLAQDFAVRYPLVDGQGNFGNIDGDNAAAMRYTEARMTAVAAVLMEGLDEDAIDFRPTYDGEDHEPIVMPAAFPNLLANGAAGIAVGMATNIPPHNVDELCSGLIKLIDNPETSIAELVRCVPGPDFPTGGVLVEPRENILEAYATGRGSFRLRAKWEVEKMTHGLYQIVITEIPYQVQKAKLVERIADLMFAKKLPLLNDVRDESTDLIRLVFEPRSRAVEPEHLMEMLFKNTELEIRFGLNLNVLDADNTPRVMNLREVLRAFLAHRQEVLVRRSQHRLEKINHRLEVLDGYLIAYLNLDEVIRIIRFEDEPKTELMKVFGLTEVQADAILNMRLRSLRKLEEMEIKNEHSKLSEEKAGLEALLASEELRWSRIREEVEQTRERFGKKTALGERRTEIGDAPQEIDVPLEALIEREQITVICSRMGWIRALKGHTTDISDLKFKDGDESRFALKAFTTDKLLIMSSAGRCYTLGCDKLPGGRGHGEPIRLSIDLPQEHDIVSMNVHRPDGKLLVASSAGRGFQVAESDVVAQTKNGKQVLNLGKDETALIFLSVDKDHVAVLGDNRKLLIFPVEEIPEMTRGRGVILQKYRQGGLADLKLFNIEDGLTWTMGGSEGRTRTVTELAEWIGKRAGAGRLPPNGFPRSNRFE; this comes from the coding sequence ATGAGCACGAAATCCTCCGACCCGGGCAATGCCGGGCAGATCAGGGAAACCCGCCTTGCCGATGCGTTAAGCGAACGTTATTTGGCCTATGCGATGTCGACCATCATGTCGCGTTCGCTGCCCGATGTTCGCGATGGACTGAAACCGGTTCACCGTCGGCTGCTTTATGCAATGCGGCAATTGAAACTTAATCCTGAACAGGGTTTCAAGAAATGTGCCCGTGTCGTTGGTGACGTCATTGGTAAATATCACCCGCATGGGGACCAGTCGGTTTATGATGCGCTGGTACGTTTGGCGCAGGATTTCGCGGTGCGTTATCCGTTGGTTGACGGGCAGGGGAACTTTGGCAATATCGACGGCGATAATGCCGCTGCCATGCGTTACACAGAAGCCCGCATGACCGCCGTTGCAGCTGTGCTGATGGAAGGCCTTGACGAAGACGCGATTGATTTCCGTCCGACTTATGACGGTGAAGACCACGAACCGATCGTGATGCCGGCAGCATTTCCCAATTTGTTGGCCAATGGTGCCGCCGGGATCGCCGTGGGGATGGCAACCAACATCCCGCCGCATAACGTCGATGAATTATGTTCCGGCCTGATTAAGCTGATCGACAATCCTGAAACCTCGATTGCCGAACTGGTGCGCTGTGTGCCGGGGCCGGATTTTCCGACGGGTGGTGTGCTGGTTGAACCGCGGGAAAATATCCTTGAGGCTTATGCCACAGGTCGCGGATCATTTCGTTTGCGTGCGAAATGGGAAGTCGAAAAAATGACGCACGGTCTTTATCAGATCGTGATCACCGAAATTCCCTATCAGGTGCAAAAGGCAAAACTGGTCGAGCGTATTGCTGATCTTATGTTTGCCAAAAAGCTGCCGCTTCTAAATGATGTGCGGGATGAATCAACCGATTTGATCCGTCTGGTGTTTGAACCGCGTTCGCGCGCGGTTGAACCCGAACATCTGATGGAGATGCTGTTCAAAAATACCGAACTTGAAATCAGGTTTGGTTTGAACCTTAACGTTCTGGATGCCGATAATACCCCGCGTGTGATGAATTTGCGCGAAGTTCTGCGGGCCTTTTTGGCGCACCGTCAGGAAGTTCTGGTTCGCCGGTCGCAGCATCGTCTGGAAAAGATCAACCATCGCCTTGAAGTGCTGGATGGTTATCTGATTGCCTATCTGAACCTTGATGAAGTTATTCGGATCATCCGTTTTGAAGATGAGCCGAAAACCGAATTGATGAAGGTCTTTGGTCTGACGGAAGTTCAGGCCGATGCCATTTTGAACATGCGTTTGCGGTCGTTGCGCAAGCTTGAAGAAATGGAAATCAAAAACGAGCATTCCAAACTGAGCGAAGAAAAAGCCGGTCTGGAAGCTTTGCTGGCCAGCGAAGAACTGCGCTGGAGCCGTATTCGCGAAGAGGTTGAGCAAACCCGCGAAAGATTTGGCAAGAAAACTGCGCTTGGCGAACGTCGCACCGAAATTGGCGATGCCCCGCAGGAAATTGACGTACCGCTTGAAGCCCTGATTGAACGTGAACAGATTACAGTAATCTGTTCACGCATGGGTTGGATCCGTGCGCTGAAGGGTCATACAACGGATATTTCGGACCTCAAGTTCAAGGATGGGGACGAAAGCCGGTTTGCACTTAAGGCCTTTACTACCGACAAGCTGTTGATCATGAGCTCGGCTGGCCGTTGTTACACGCTGGGATGTGATAAGCTGCCTGGTGGACGTGGTCATGGCGAGCCGATCCGCCTGTCGATTGATTTGCCGCAGGAACATGACATTGTGTCGATGAATGTGCATCGTCCCGATGGCAAATTGCTGGTGGCATCCTCGGCTGGGCGCGGGTTCCAGGTTGCGGAAAGCGATGTGGTTGCCCAGACTAAAAATGGCAAGCAGGTTTTGAATCTTGGCAAAGATGAAACAGCGTTGATCTTTTTGTCTGTCGATAAAGACCATGTTGCAGTGTTGGGCGATAATCGCAAGCTTCTGATTTTCCCGGTCGAGGAAATTCCGGAAATGACGCGGGGCCGTGGTGTGATTTTGCAGAAATACCGCCAGGGTGGCCTTGCTGATCTGAAGCTATTTAATATTGAAGATGGTCTGACCTGGACAATGGGCGGAAGCGAAGGCCGGACCCGTACTGTTACCGAATTGGCGGAATGGATTGGCAAGCGGGCAGGTGCGGGGCGATTGCCACCTAACGGCTTTCCGCGTTCCAATCGCTTTGAATGA
- a CDS encoding TRAP transporter large permease subunit, whose translation MSGEVLSLLMFAVACGVLLFGFPVAFSLGGTGLAFALIGHSMGVFDMPLLGSLPSRYFGVMSNELYVAIPLFVFMGVMLERARIAEKLLLTMGMLFGKRRAGLGISVVIVGMLLAASTGIVGATVVTMGLLSLPAMQKAGYSPRLSTGVICASGTLGQIIPPSIVLVLLGDILQGAYAEAQRSLGNWAPEPVSVIDLFVGAFIPGMLLVAMYIGWVIIQSFIDPKSAPALVEDKRPEGLFGDVMRALVPPALLIVAVLGSILTGIATPTESAAFGSVGSMILAACYRRLDLAVLRHVMSQTVQISSMVFIILLGASIFSLVFRGLGGDHLVEELLHNMPGGLFGAMLVVMTLMFVMGFFLDFIEIVFVVVPIVGPILLKMDISPVWLGIMIAINLQTSFLTPPFGFALFYLRGVAPPSIKTWDIYRGIVPFVLIQVLALVLLAIFPELATWLPKVLLN comes from the coding sequence ATGTCGGGGGAAGTATTAAGCCTTTTAATGTTTGCAGTGGCGTGTGGCGTCCTGCTGTTTGGTTTTCCGGTGGCGTTTTCGCTCGGTGGTACGGGGCTGGCATTTGCCCTGATCGGCCATTCAATGGGTGTCTTCGACATGCCACTGTTGGGCTCTCTGCCGTCGCGCTATTTCGGGGTGATGAGCAACGAACTTTATGTTGCCATTCCGTTATTCGTGTTTATGGGCGTGATGCTTGAACGTGCCCGTATCGCCGAGAAGCTTTTGCTGACGATGGGCATGTTATTTGGCAAACGCCGCGCCGGTCTTGGCATTTCGGTCGTTATTGTCGGCATGTTGCTGGCTGCATCAACAGGTATCGTTGGGGCGACCGTCGTCACGATGGGCCTGCTGAGTTTGCCTGCGATGCAAAAAGCCGGTTATAGCCCGCGTCTTTCAACGGGTGTTATTTGTGCATCGGGTACTTTGGGGCAGATCATTCCGCCTTCTATCGTTCTGGTGTTGCTGGGCGATATTTTACAGGGGGCCTATGCTGAAGCCCAGCGTTCACTTGGCAATTGGGCACCGGAACCTGTTTCAGTGATTGACCTGTTTGTCGGGGCATTTATTCCCGGCATGCTGTTGGTGGCGATGTATATTGGCTGGGTCATTATTCAGTCCTTTATTGATCCCAAATCGGCACCGGCCCTGGTGGAAGATAAACGGCCTGAAGGGCTGTTTGGCGATGTCATGCGCGCATTGGTGCCGCCGGCATTGTTGATCGTTGCCGTTCTGGGATCGATCCTGACCGGCATTGCCACGCCGACTGAGTCTGCGGCCTTTGGCAGTGTGGGTTCCATGATTCTGGCAGCGTGTTATCGTCGGCTTGATCTGGCTGTTTTGCGGCACGTCATGAGCCAGACGGTGCAAATCAGCTCGATGGTTTTTATCATCTTGCTTGGTGCGTCAATCTTCTCGCTGGTTTTCCGTGGCCTGGGTGGCGATCATCTGGTTGAAGAACTTTTGCATAACATGCCAGGCGGTCTGTTTGGTGCGATGCTGGTTGTTATGACCCTGATGTTTGTCATGGGCTTTTTCCTCGATTTTATCGAGATCGTGTTTGTGGTGGTGCCGATTGTCGGTCCGATCCTGCTGAAAATGGATATCAGCCCGGTCTGGCTGGGGATCATGATTGCCATCAACCTGCAGACCAGCTTCCTGACACCGCCTTTCGGATTTGCCCTGTTTTATCTGCGCGGTGTTGCGCCACCCTCGATCAAAACATGGGATATTTACCGTGGCATCGTTCCGTTTGTTCTGATTCAGGTTCTTGCCCTTGTCTTGCTGGCAATTTTCCCGGAACTGGCAACCTGGCTTCCGAAGGTGTTGTTAAATTAG
- the recO gene encoding DNA repair protein RecO yields MNWRDDAIVLSTRKMGENSVRLTVLSRDYGRYAGMVKGASGKSLRGALETGNLVRVTWSARLSEHLGQFKCELLQSHIVDFLALPGPLLALSSACTLLEVALPERVAQKPLFKGTLGLIDALKTEYWKPAYLRWEIGFLQELGYGLDLSCCAVTGKSLDLHFVSPKSGRAVSLAEGTPFSDRLLPLPAFLAGQAASDQAKQIPLEEQYNQALRLSGFFIHRDLFEAKGIKPVAARDRLASMIWQQGRIN; encoded by the coding sequence GTGAACTGGCGTGATGATGCGATTGTGCTTTCTACACGCAAGATGGGCGAAAATTCCGTTCGGTTGACGGTGCTATCGCGAGATTATGGCCGTTACGCCGGTATGGTCAAAGGAGCATCGGGAAAATCCCTGCGGGGGGCGCTGGAAACCGGAAATCTTGTTCGTGTCACCTGGTCTGCACGTCTTTCCGAACATTTAGGGCAGTTTAAATGTGAACTGCTTCAATCTCATATCGTCGATTTCCTTGCACTACCCGGGCCATTGCTCGCATTGTCGTCTGCCTGTACGCTGCTTGAAGTGGCTTTGCCGGAACGTGTGGCACAGAAGCCGTTATTTAAGGGGACGCTGGGTCTTATCGACGCCCTGAAAACCGAATATTGGAAGCCTGCCTATTTGCGCTGGGAGATCGGTTTTCTTCAGGAATTGGGTTATGGCCTTGATCTATCCTGTTGTGCTGTAACAGGAAAATCTTTGGATTTGCATTTTGTTTCGCCCAAAAGCGGGCGGGCTGTATCCTTGGCGGAAGGAACACCGTTTTCAGACCGTCTTTTACCCTTGCCGGCCTTTTTGGCTGGGCAGGCAGCCTCGGATCAGGCCAAACAGATCCCGCTTGAGGAGCAATATAACCAGGCCCTGAGACTGTCGGGTTTTTTTATTCATCGTGACTTGTTTGAGGCCAAAGGCATTAAACCCGTTGCCGCCCGTGACAGGCTGGCATCCATGATATGGCAACAGGGCCGCATAAACTGA
- a CDS encoding pyridoxine 5'-phosphate synthase codes for MSNDLRLGVNIDHVATIRNARGCVHPDPVRAAKIVAAAGADGITAHLREDRRHISDRDIKRLRAEIDLPLNFEMAATDEMLEIVLKTRPHAACIVPEKREERTTEGGLDAAGQHNHLKRFVSELGNAGIRVSLFIEASQKQLDAAVSLGAPVVEIHTGAYCDATVDERARELSRIAEAVKYGAAQGLEIHAGHGLSFETVSPIAGMPEIRELNIGHFLIGEAIFTGLDGSIREMRRMMSEARGQSGSDQ; via the coding sequence ATGAGCAACGATTTACGTTTGGGTGTAAATATTGACCATGTCGCCACAATCCGAAATGCGCGGGGCTGCGTGCATCCTGATCCGGTAAGGGCGGCGAAAATTGTTGCCGCGGCGGGGGCGGATGGAATTACTGCGCATTTGCGTGAAGATCGTCGTCATATTTCCGATCGGGATATAAAGCGTCTGCGGGCGGAAATCGATTTGCCGCTGAATTTCGAGATGGCGGCAACCGACGAAATGCTGGAAATTGTGCTTAAAACACGCCCGCACGCCGCCTGTATCGTCCCGGAAAAACGCGAAGAACGCACCACCGAAGGTGGCCTTGATGCTGCAGGACAACACAATCATTTAAAACGGTTTGTTTCGGAACTGGGAAATGCCGGTATTCGTGTATCCCTGTTTATCGAGGCATCGCAGAAACAGCTGGATGCTGCTGTATCGCTGGGCGCACCAGTTGTTGAAATTCATACGGGTGCCTATTGTGATGCGACAGTGGATGAAAGGGCGCGTGAACTTTCCCGTATTGCAGAAGCCGTAAAATACGGTGCGGCGCAAGGGCTTGAAATTCATGCCGGGCACGGCCTTTCCTTTGAGACGGTGTCCCCGATTGCCGGGATGCCTGAAATTCGAGAATTGAATATTGGACATTTTCTGATTGGCGAGGCGATCTTTACCGGGCTTGACGGGAGCATTCGCGAAATGCGCCGCATGATGAGCGAAGCGCGGGGGCAATCAGGTTCGGACCAATGA
- the acpS gene encoding holo-ACP synthase has product MIVGIGTDLCDIRRIEKTLNRFGERFLRRVYSDVEIARAVRRPERMASSLAMAFAAKEACSKALGTGFRRGVHHRTMGVVHQPSGKPDMALIDGAKRRLDELTPEGKIASVHVTLTDEYPMANAVVVISAD; this is encoded by the coding sequence ATGATTGTTGGCATTGGAACGGATTTGTGCGATATCCGGCGTATTGAGAAAACCCTGAACCGGTTCGGGGAGCGTTTTTTGCGTCGTGTTTATAGCGATGTGGAAATTGCCCGCGCGGTTCGGCGACCTGAACGAATGGCTTCTTCTCTGGCAATGGCATTTGCCGCCAAGGAGGCATGCTCCAAGGCGCTGGGGACGGGGTTTCGCCGTGGTGTGCATCATCGTACAATGGGTGTTGTTCATCAGCCTAGCGGTAAACCGGACATGGCGTTGATTGACGGGGCAAAACGCCGCCTTGATGAATTAACGCCTGAGGGGAAAATTGCTTCTGTGCATGTCACCCTGACCGATGAATACCCGATGGCGAATGCTGTTGTTGTGATTTCAGCAGACTGA
- the rnc gene encoding ribonuclease III: protein MTDMAPLLRHIDHEFAKPDLLRVALTHRSAAKGKDALSGGNERLEFLGDRVLGLVIAEMLYTRFGREREGAMAKRFVALVRRETLARIAIDLDLGNYIQMAKGERAAGAGGNPAILSDCMEAVIAALYLDGGLEPARAFIERLWQPLLDEAPKPPQDAKTQLQEALQGQGKPLPVYEMVGREGPAHAPVFTIELTTSDGHSVRAEGKSKREAEQIAAKRMLDELNHE, encoded by the coding sequence ATGACCGACATGGCGCCTTTGTTGCGACATATCGATCATGAATTTGCCAAACCAGACCTGCTGCGTGTGGCATTAACGCACCGTAGTGCCGCCAAGGGTAAAGATGCGCTAAGCGGCGGGAATGAAAGACTGGAGTTTCTGGGCGACCGCGTTTTGGGGTTGGTGATTGCCGAAATGCTTTACACCCGTTTTGGCCGCGAACGCGAAGGTGCAATGGCCAAACGGTTTGTTGCACTTGTGCGCCGGGAAACACTGGCAAGAATTGCCATTGATCTTGATCTGGGCAATTATATCCAAATGGCAAAGGGCGAACGTGCCGCAGGTGCCGGTGGCAACCCGGCTATTTTGTCTGACTGCATGGAAGCCGTGATTGCGGCCTTGTATCTTGATGGTGGTTTGGAGCCGGCACGCGCCTTTATTGAAAGGTTGTGGCAACCTTTGCTTGATGAAGCCCCCAAACCGCCGCAGGATGCAAAAACCCAGTTGCAGGAAGCCTTGCAGGGCCAGGGCAAGCCCTTACCTGTTTACGAGATGGTAGGGCGTGAAGGCCCGGCACATGCACCGGTATTTACAATAGAGCTGACGACCAGCGACGGTCATTCTGTTCGTGCCGAGGGTAAATCAAAACGTGAAGCCGAACAGATTGCTGCAAAACGAATGTTGGATGAATTGAACCATGAATGA